A window of the Virgibacillus pantothenticus genome harbors these coding sequences:
- the yfkAB gene encoding radical SAM/CxCxxxxC motif protein YfkAB, protein MSKQYKIITKSKPTPQNDPWEAYLDVEQHGRMTLSNIEFTTTTLCNMRCAHCAVGYTLQGKDPDALPIELLEKRLDEIPHLRTLSITGGEPMMSKKSVRDYVVPLLRYAHHRGVKTQINSNLTLPYNRYEEIIPYLDVLHISHNWGTAEEFAETGFARMERKPSFENRKKYFTRMVENAQRLSNEGVMVSAETMLNRRTYPYLESIHDHVLEMGCARHEIHPMYPVDFASNLETLSLEEIRTGIERLLDHRNSEVWMLFGTLPFYPCSSSQADLELQKRLFKEKNVSVRNDPDGRSRLNVNIFSGDIIVTDFGDEPKLGNIQTSSLPKAYERWMETETAKSLNCHCPAVKCLGPNVLVKNTYYKDIDFQQRKAVIDR, encoded by the coding sequence ATGAGTAAACAGTATAAAATCATTACCAAAAGTAAGCCTACACCTCAAAATGATCCTTGGGAGGCTTATTTAGATGTGGAACAGCATGGAAGGATGACATTATCAAACATTGAATTTACAACTACAACGCTTTGTAACATGCGCTGTGCCCACTGTGCTGTTGGTTACACACTGCAAGGGAAAGACCCAGATGCATTGCCCATCGAATTATTGGAGAAAAGACTTGATGAAATTCCTCATTTGCGTACGTTAAGCATAACAGGCGGTGAGCCCATGATGTCGAAAAAATCCGTCCGTGATTATGTTGTACCGCTACTTCGTTATGCACATCACCGAGGTGTGAAAACGCAAATTAATTCAAATTTGACATTGCCATATAACAGATACGAGGAGATTATCCCATATTTAGATGTGTTACATATTTCCCATAACTGGGGAACAGCGGAGGAATTTGCGGAGACGGGTTTTGCGAGAATGGAGCGCAAGCCTTCATTCGAAAACCGAAAAAAATATTTTACGAGGATGGTAGAAAATGCGCAGCGTTTGTCCAATGAAGGTGTCATGGTATCAGCTGAAACCATGTTGAACCGGCGTACATATCCGTATTTGGAAAGCATTCATGATCACGTCTTAGAGATGGGATGTGCTAGACATGAGATTCACCCGATGTATCCTGTTGATTTTGCTAGTAATCTAGAAACATTATCTTTGGAAGAAATCCGTACAGGAATAGAACGATTACTCGATCATCGTAATTCTGAAGTGTGGATGTTATTTGGTACATTGCCATTCTATCCCTGCAGTTCATCGCAAGCTGATTTGGAATTACAGAAGCGATTATTTAAGGAAAAAAATGTTTCAGTAAGGAATGATCCGGATGGACGCTCTCGTTTAAATGTCAATATATTCTCAGGTGATATTATTGTAACGGATTTCGGTGATGAACCGAAGCTCGGCAATATTCAAACGTCTTCTTTGCCTAAGGCTTATGAGCGATGGATGGAGACAGAAACAGCGAAATCACTTAATTGTCATTGTCCTGCGGTGAAATGTCTCGGACCAAATGTATTAGTGAAAAATACGTATTACAAAGATATTGACTTTCAACAGCGAAAAGCAGTGATTGATCGATAA
- a CDS encoding EcsC family protein, whose amino-acid sequence MDSYEQAVQHELLRWRKKMYQKPNLFNQVSKKAQAKINSWIPAKAQRFITDSIKNMVKAILAGSQLTTKQSMIREKSLYKQDELVKEKLVTYRKTATIEGAGTGAGGILLGLADFPLLLSIKVKFLFEAAAIYGFDTKEYEERLFILHVFQLAFSNDETRRQTMNTIENWEQEKQTLVEMDWHVFQQAYRDYIDLVKLLQMVPGFGAVVGAYANYNLLDQLGETAMNAYRLRLLKIPGDETETIKKENNN is encoded by the coding sequence ATGGATTCCTATGAACAAGCGGTGCAGCATGAACTATTACGGTGGAGAAAGAAGATGTATCAAAAACCTAACTTATTTAACCAAGTCTCTAAAAAAGCACAAGCGAAAATAAATAGTTGGATTCCTGCAAAAGCACAACGCTTCATTACAGATAGTATTAAAAATATGGTAAAAGCCATTTTAGCAGGGTCTCAGCTGACAACAAAACAGTCTATGATTCGAGAGAAGAGCTTATATAAGCAGGATGAACTAGTGAAAGAAAAATTAGTAACATATCGGAAGACAGCTACCATTGAAGGAGCAGGTACTGGTGCAGGGGGAATACTTCTTGGTTTAGCTGATTTTCCATTACTATTATCTATAAAGGTTAAATTTTTATTCGAAGCTGCGGCTATTTATGGTTTTGATACAAAAGAGTACGAAGAGCGATTGTTTATATTACATGTCTTCCAGCTTGCTTTTTCGAATGATGAGACGCGAAGGCAAACCATGAATACCATCGAAAATTGGGAACAGGAAAAGCAAACGCTGGTAGAAATGGACTGGCATGTTTTTCAACAAGCATACCGTGATTATATAGACTTGGTTAAATTGTTGCAAATGGTTCCTGGATTTGGTGCGGTGGTTGGGGCTTATGCCAACTACAATTTACTAGATCAATTGGGAGAGACAGCGATGAACGCGTACAGGTTAAGATTGTTGAAGATACCAGGTGATGAAACTGAAACTATTAAAAAGGAGAACAACAATTAA
- a CDS encoding ABC transporter ATP-binding protein translates to MTVLQTKDLTKRFGKFTALNQVSIEVNEGEVFGFIGPNGAGKSTTIRVLLGILKATSGDVRIFGKDAWQDAVAIHQRTAYVPGDVHLWPNLTGGEVIDLFIQLRGGINNHRKEELIQRFELDPTKKCRTYSKGNRQKVALIAAFSLEADLYILDEPTSGLDPLMEKVFQTCVMEAKEAGKSVLLSSHILSEVEKLCDRVGIIRQGEIIETGSLRDMRHLTRTNLVVETKEPISKLDEQKGVHEIKRDGAEVSFQVDTENLDQIIRYVSTFGVVKLESAPPTLEDLFMRHYEGQ, encoded by the coding sequence ATGACCGTATTACAAACGAAAGACTTAACAAAGCGGTTTGGGAAATTTACAGCATTAAATCAAGTAAGTATCGAGGTAAATGAAGGAGAGGTATTTGGCTTTATCGGACCAAATGGGGCTGGAAAATCAACGACAATTCGCGTTCTTTTAGGGATTTTAAAAGCGACTAGTGGGGATGTACGGATTTTTGGAAAGGATGCCTGGCAGGATGCGGTTGCAATCCATCAGCGAACAGCTTATGTGCCAGGGGATGTTCATCTTTGGCCGAATTTAACTGGCGGTGAAGTAATTGATTTGTTTATTCAATTACGTGGCGGTATCAACAATCATCGCAAAGAGGAGCTTATACAGCGTTTTGAATTAGATCCTACGAAGAAATGCCGTACCTATTCAAAGGGAAATCGGCAGAAAGTTGCTTTAATTGCTGCGTTTTCCTTAGAGGCAGACTTATATATATTAGATGAACCCACATCTGGACTTGATCCGTTAATGGAGAAAGTATTTCAAACTTGTGTAATGGAAGCGAAAGAAGCAGGAAAAAGTGTCCTATTATCGAGCCATATATTATCTGAAGTGGAGAAGCTATGTGATCGAGTTGGGATTATTAGGCAGGGTGAAATAATAGAAACAGGTTCTCTCCGTGATATGCGCCACTTAACGAGGACGAATTTAGTAGTGGAAACGAAAGAACCGATCAGCAAGCTAGATGAGCAAAAAGGAGTCCATGAGATAAAAAGGGACGGAGCGGAAGTCTCATTCCAGGTGGATACAGAAAATTTGGATCAAATTATTCGCTATGTAAGCACGTTTGGAGTTGTCAAGTTGGAAAGCGCTCCGCCTACTTTAGAAGACTTGTTTATGCGCCATTATGAAGGGCAATGA
- a CDS encoding ABC transporter permease, with protein sequence MTGLLFKNTGRLLRFLARQNRLRMSVWIVFVVAITLVIAVSFTDLYDNKAERQAIAETMHNPALTAMVGKGYGLNDYTFGAMMAHQMLLFTAIVVAIMSILLVTRHTRAEEEDGRMELMRSLPTGRLSNLMAVMNLAFFTNLLLALLTGIGLFALGIESMDLEGSLLYGASLGAIGYFFAAVTAVFAQLSESSRGANGLAFLALGIAYMIRAMGDVSNEALSWFSPLGWILGGEVYVTNYWWPMLLTFLVSLLIWLLAFYLNHMRDMGAGFLTSRPGKKRASKFLTTPVGLLFRIQRTTIIAWAIGLLVLGASYGSVLGDLESFFADVDIMQDMLTPVAGYTLTEQFIAMLMSIMAMFSTIPVLMAMLKVVGEEKKHRIEHFFSRAVSRHRLLGSTLVIAFIVAFVMLSLTAIGLWSAGTAVIEGGLEFTVVYKAALVYVPAVWVMLGITITLIGVSGKFTNWIWGYLIYSFIVVYLGNLIRFPEWMIKLSPYGHIPQLPIEDMNWDVALILTAIAVGFTWIGFIGYRNRDMEG encoded by the coding sequence ATGACTGGTTTATTATTTAAAAACACGGGAAGGCTGTTGCGCTTTCTTGCTAGACAAAATCGATTACGAATGTCAGTTTGGATCGTATTTGTTGTTGCTATAACGTTGGTTATTGCTGTATCTTTTACGGATTTATATGATAACAAGGCGGAGAGACAGGCAATTGCCGAGACCATGCACAATCCAGCTTTGACGGCGATGGTTGGAAAAGGATATGGATTAAATGATTATACATTTGGGGCAATGATGGCTCACCAAATGCTTTTATTTACAGCAATCGTCGTAGCTATTATGAGTATATTATTAGTGACGCGCCATACACGAGCAGAAGAAGAGGACGGACGAATGGAGCTAATGAGATCGTTGCCTACAGGTCGCTTATCTAATCTTATGGCTGTAATGAACCTAGCTTTTTTTACGAATCTACTACTAGCCTTACTCACAGGTATAGGACTGTTTGCGCTTGGTATTGAGAGTATGGATTTAGAAGGTTCGCTATTATATGGAGCTTCGCTTGGTGCAATTGGATATTTTTTTGCTGCTGTGACAGCAGTATTTGCTCAATTATCTGAAAGTTCGCGAGGGGCTAACGGATTAGCATTTTTAGCTTTAGGTATTGCCTACATGATTCGTGCTATGGGCGATGTTAGCAATGAAGCACTGTCTTGGTTTTCTCCTTTAGGTTGGATTTTAGGTGGAGAAGTGTATGTAACGAATTATTGGTGGCCGATGCTGTTAACTTTTTTGGTATCACTCCTGATTTGGCTGCTTGCTTTCTACTTAAATCATATGAGGGATATGGGGGCTGGCTTTCTGACGTCAAGACCTGGTAAAAAGCGGGCATCCAAATTTTTAACTACACCTGTAGGTTTACTTTTTCGCATCCAGCGCACGACAATCATCGCATGGGCAATCGGTTTGCTTGTTCTTGGCGCATCCTATGGATCGGTACTAGGTGATTTAGAATCTTTTTTTGCTGATGTGGATATCATGCAAGATATGTTAACGCCTGTTGCAGGATATACGTTAACCGAACAATTTATTGCTATGCTTATGAGTATTATGGCAATGTTCAGTACGATTCCTGTATTAATGGCAATGTTAAAGGTTGTTGGTGAGGAGAAAAAACATCGTATTGAGCATTTTTTTAGTCGTGCTGTATCTCGTCACAGGTTGTTAGGGAGTACGCTAGTTATTGCATTTATCGTAGCTTTCGTTATGCTATCTCTTACTGCAATTGGTTTATGGAGTGCTGGAACAGCAGTTATAGAAGGTGGACTGGAGTTTACTGTCGTGTATAAAGCAGCACTTGTATATGTACCTGCAGTATGGGTCATGCTTGGGATTACGATCACATTGATCGGAGTTTCTGGTAAATTTACAAATTGGATTTGGGGTTATTTGATCTATTCATTTATCGTTGTCTATTTAGGAAATCTAATCCGATTTCCAGAATGGATGATAAAACTGTCTCCATACGGGCACATACCACAATTACCAATTGAAGACATGAACTGGGACGTAGCTTTGATTCTAACTGCGATTGCTGTCGGCTTTACATGGATTGGATTTATCGGGTATAGAAATCGTGATATGGAAGGGTAG
- a CDS encoding ABC transporter ATP-binding protein produces MENNKHSFKPFISLIRSTNIPKWALIIGLVGSVITTIVGLSIPLLTRELVDGFSIASLSWTLVAVIGIVFILQALIDGVSTYLLASVGQKIVARLRERMWLKLIRLPVSYFDQTSSGESVSRVVNDTGIVKDLISQHFPQFISGIISIIGAVTILLIMDWKMTLMMLISVPVTIILMVPLGRKMASISRSLQDETATFTGGIQQTLSEIRLMKASTAESYEAKKGTKGVGKLLALGLKESKIFALIGPIMYFIVMAVVVVIIGYGGIRVANGTMSTGSLVAFLLYLFQIVMPITSFAMFFTQLQKAKGATERIISILHLPEEAGQKGIRKQISEQPIYVQHVSFAYEENEQVLEDISFTAKPGEMIAFAGPSGGGKTTLFGLLERFYQPTSGDILIGDQSIQAISLKDWRRQIGYVSQESAMMAGTIRENLTYGLAEVDDISDDQLWAVAKMAYAAEFIAEFPDQLDTKVGERGIKLSGGQRQRINIARAFLRDPRILMMDEATASLDSQSEKIVQQALTKLMHGRTTFVIAHRLATIVHADKIIFIENGKVTGIGKHEELLEQHALYREFAEQQLTNGGGNEQ; encoded by the coding sequence ATGGAAAATAATAAACACAGTTTTAAACCTTTTATATCATTAATTCGATCGACCAATATACCGAAGTGGGCGCTTATTATTGGGCTGGTAGGAAGTGTTATTACAACTATCGTTGGTCTGAGCATCCCATTGCTGACGAGAGAACTCGTTGATGGCTTTTCAATAGCCTCTTTAAGCTGGACGCTAGTAGCTGTGATCGGCATTGTATTTATTTTGCAAGCCCTAATTGATGGTGTCTCTACATACTTATTAGCTTCAGTTGGGCAAAAAATCGTTGCGCGGCTACGTGAGCGAATGTGGTTAAAGCTTATTCGTTTGCCAGTTAGCTATTTTGATCAGACGAGTAGTGGCGAATCAGTCAGTCGTGTTGTCAACGATACTGGGATTGTAAAAGACCTTATTTCACAGCATTTTCCACAATTTATCAGTGGGATTATTTCTATTATCGGCGCCGTAACGATATTGCTGATTATGGATTGGAAAATGACGCTCATGATGCTTATTTCCGTGCCTGTAACTATCATCTTAATGGTTCCACTTGGGAGGAAAATGGCTTCCATTTCGCGTAGTTTGCAGGATGAAACGGCAACTTTTACAGGTGGCATTCAACAAACATTAAGTGAAATTCGACTCATGAAAGCTTCAACTGCAGAATCATATGAAGCTAAAAAAGGCACGAAAGGGGTAGGAAAGCTTCTTGCACTTGGCTTAAAAGAATCAAAAATCTTCGCTTTAATCGGTCCAATTATGTATTTCATCGTTATGGCGGTAGTCGTGGTAATTATCGGTTACGGGGGGATTCGCGTAGCGAATGGAACGATGTCAACAGGTTCATTAGTCGCATTTCTGCTCTATCTTTTTCAAATTGTCATGCCGATTACGTCGTTTGCTATGTTTTTTACCCAATTGCAAAAAGCAAAAGGAGCAACAGAAAGAATTATTTCTATCCTGCATTTGCCTGAAGAAGCTGGACAGAAGGGTATTCGTAAGCAAATTTCAGAGCAGCCAATTTATGTGCAGCATGTTTCCTTTGCTTATGAGGAGAACGAACAGGTATTAGAAGACATATCGTTTACCGCTAAACCAGGTGAAATGATTGCCTTTGCTGGACCTAGTGGCGGGGGGAAAACGACTTTATTTGGTTTGTTGGAAAGGTTTTATCAACCTACGTCCGGAGATATTTTAATTGGTGATCAATCGATTCAAGCAATTTCACTTAAAGATTGGCGCAGGCAAATAGGCTATGTTTCTCAAGAGAGTGCAATGATGGCAGGGACCATTCGTGAAAATTTGACCTACGGATTAGCGGAGGTTGATGATATTTCAGATGATCAGCTATGGGCGGTTGCAAAAATGGCGTATGCTGCTGAGTTTATTGCTGAATTTCCTGATCAATTAGATACGAAAGTAGGAGAAAGAGGGATTAAATTATCTGGTGGGCAACGACAGCGGATTAATATTGCTCGAGCTTTTTTAAGAGATCCGCGAATTTTGATGATGGATGAGGCGACTGCAAGCTTAGACAGTCAATCAGAAAAAATAGTACAACAAGCCTTAACAAAATTAATGCATGGAAGAACAACCTTTGTCATCGCGCATCGATTAGCAACTATTGTGCACGCAGATAAAATTATTTTTATTGAAAATGGTAAAGTAACAGGCATAGGAAAACATGAAGAGTTACTTGAGCAGCATGCTTTATATCGTGAATTTGCCGAACAGCAACTGACCAATGGTGGAGGTAATGAGCAATGA
- a CDS encoding DUF3891 family protein, producing MIIREHQDGFIFIEQDQHARLSGSMIKHWNEAHFPNSPFHSSTIYAIDQHDVGWKPFDQEPFWNDQSQVPYSFTDFPNPAKTVLYTAGIETVEAVDVYAGLLCSVHYTRFLEKDASSYSQQFVVQEKNRQQRIIHYLEHFDADIFAVHSSLLQLCDNLSLFICLNEPGENKHPFFAHGIPLSAELRNFTSDKLAVTWRDKQTIALSEFPFTEPATFTYAYKWVARRAIIEQGLIPAYKQAPVQETTISFI from the coding sequence TTGATTATTCGCGAGCACCAAGATGGTTTTATTTTTATTGAACAGGATCAACATGCCCGATTATCCGGAAGTATGATCAAGCATTGGAACGAAGCCCATTTTCCGAACTCTCCGTTTCATTCTTCCACCATTTATGCTATTGATCAACATGATGTTGGCTGGAAACCCTTTGACCAAGAGCCGTTTTGGAATGACCAATCGCAAGTCCCCTATAGCTTCACAGATTTTCCGAATCCAGCCAAGACGGTATTATATACAGCTGGAATTGAAACAGTAGAAGCAGTTGATGTATACGCAGGTTTATTATGCAGTGTACACTACACTCGTTTTCTGGAAAAAGACGCCTCTTCATATAGTCAACAATTTGTTGTTCAAGAAAAAAACCGACAGCAACGGATTATTCATTATTTGGAGCATTTTGATGCCGATATTTTTGCTGTACATAGCAGTTTGCTACAGCTTTGTGATAACCTATCATTGTTTATTTGCCTCAATGAACCAGGGGAAAATAAACACCCCTTCTTTGCACATGGCATTCCTTTATCTGCTGAATTGAGGAATTTTACAAGCGATAAATTGGCAGTAACTTGGAGAGATAAACAGACTATTGCATTGTCAGAGTTTCCGTTTACTGAACCAGCAACCTTCACTTATGCTTATAAATGGGTAGCGAGAAGAGCCATCATCGAACAAGGTTTAATCCCAGCATATAAGCAAGCTCCGGTACAAGAAACAACCATTTCTTTTATATAA
- the brnQ gene encoding branched-chain amino acid transport system II carrier protein produces the protein MNNKKLSFSTYLAIGVMLFALFFGAGNLIFPAQLGQLAGENVWQAVIGFLITGVGLPLLGILAMSFSGSESLQDLAGRVHPVYGVLFTSLLYLTIGPFFAAPRTATVAFDVGFSSFMTEEFLQIGLFVFSFLFFVITMLFSLYPAKIVDYVGKLLAPGIVILLLILLTMVFVNPMGNPQVPQGNYLNGPFLKGFLEGYNTMDALASLVFGIIVIKAIRSFGVTSKTEIIRTTAKAGSVAIALLAAIYIGIAYLGATSTGVYGIFETGGPVLSSAATHYFGTFGMVLLAIVITLACLTTSIGLTTACSEYFHSLYPKVSYRKFVFLFTIVTFTIANFGLTNIITYSIPVLMLLYPLAIVLMLLAFLSPLFNHGRAVYISVTLVTLCISLVDGLKSLCDSLGIAYFPWLKPIISFYESVLPLYNQGLGWLIPALIVLIISVTVLRLQKASTVHAS, from the coding sequence ATGAATAATAAAAAATTATCTTTTTCTACCTATCTAGCAATAGGCGTTATGTTATTTGCACTATTTTTCGGAGCGGGTAATTTAATTTTTCCTGCACAACTAGGTCAACTTGCTGGGGAAAATGTCTGGCAAGCGGTAATCGGCTTCTTAATTACAGGTGTGGGGCTTCCTTTATTAGGTATCTTAGCTATGAGTTTCTCTGGAAGTGAAAGCTTGCAAGATTTAGCTGGCAGAGTTCATCCGGTTTATGGTGTTCTGTTTACATCTTTATTGTATTTAACCATTGGACCGTTTTTTGCAGCACCGCGGACAGCAACTGTCGCCTTTGATGTCGGATTTTCTTCTTTTATGACTGAAGAATTCTTACAAATCGGACTATTTGTATTTTCCTTTTTATTCTTTGTGATAACCATGCTGTTTTCACTTTACCCGGCAAAAATTGTCGACTATGTTGGTAAACTGTTAGCACCAGGAATTGTTATTCTCCTTCTCATTTTGTTAACGATGGTCTTTGTCAATCCAATGGGAAATCCTCAAGTACCTCAGGGAAACTATTTGAATGGACCGTTTTTAAAGGGATTCTTAGAAGGATATAACACGATGGACGCGCTCGCATCACTAGTGTTTGGGATTATTGTTATTAAGGCTATACGCTCCTTTGGTGTTACGTCAAAAACAGAAATTATACGAACAACAGCTAAAGCCGGATCTGTAGCGATTGCTTTACTTGCTGCTATTTATATCGGGATTGCTTACTTAGGGGCAACAAGTACCGGTGTTTATGGTATTTTTGAAACGGGAGGTCCCGTCTTAAGCAGTGCTGCAACGCATTATTTTGGAACATTTGGAATGGTATTATTGGCCATCGTTATTACGTTAGCTTGTTTAACGACGAGTATCGGTTTAACGACAGCTTGCTCGGAATACTTTCATTCTTTGTATCCAAAGGTAAGCTATCGGAAATTTGTTTTCCTGTTTACAATTGTTACGTTTACGATTGCGAACTTCGGATTAACGAACATTATTACGTATTCCATTCCAGTTTTAATGCTGTTGTATCCACTTGCGATCGTATTAATGTTACTGGCATTTTTGTCACCATTATTTAATCACGGGAGAGCAGTTTATATTTCTGTAACTTTAGTGACGTTATGCATTAGTTTGGTTGATGGGTTGAAATCGTTATGTGATTCATTAGGAATAGCATATTTTCCATGGTTAAAGCCAATTATTTCTTTTTATGAATCGGTGTTGCCACTTTATAATCAAGGGCTCGGATGGCTAATTCCAGCATTGATCGTCTTGATTATTTCAGTAACTGTATTGCGACTACAAAAAGCTTCTACAGTACATGCTTCTTAA
- a CDS encoding GntR family transcriptional regulator translates to MPIPANHSKPVRQSAKESAYNQIQQWIIDGTLQPGEKLNDSELAQALGISRTPVRESLQLLETEGFVQMFPGKATQVTEVEKESMKDLLPPLAALQALSAELAIENLTSDVLTLLEKTNDRFAKAIHSENYYAALKIDEEFHQIIVDTANNPYIHRIVAHLQAHVRRLFFHNSIILTEKSIEEHAQIIELMKEGETVTLSHVMKENWLRTIDEIESLQ, encoded by the coding sequence ATGCCAATACCTGCAAATCATTCCAAACCTGTTCGACAATCAGCAAAAGAAAGCGCATATAATCAAATTCAACAATGGATTATAGATGGTACATTGCAGCCAGGGGAAAAACTGAATGATTCGGAGCTAGCCCAAGCATTGGGAATTAGCAGAACTCCAGTTAGAGAGTCGTTACAATTATTGGAAACAGAAGGATTTGTGCAAATGTTTCCTGGCAAAGCGACACAGGTAACCGAAGTGGAAAAAGAATCCATGAAAGATCTGCTACCACCTTTAGCAGCTTTACAAGCCTTATCTGCTGAATTAGCGATTGAAAATTTAACCAGTGACGTCCTGACATTACTCGAGAAAACAAACGACAGATTTGCAAAAGCGATTCATTCTGAAAATTACTATGCAGCATTAAAAATTGATGAAGAATTCCATCAAATCATTGTCGATACTGCAAACAACCCTTATATTCATCGAATCGTTGCACATTTGCAAGCGCATGTTAGACGATTATTTTTTCATAATTCCATTATCTTAACAGAAAAATCCATTGAAGAACACGCACAAATTATTGAGCTAATGAAGGAAGGGGAAACAGTCACATTATCACATGTCATGAAAGAAAACTGGTTGCGAACAATTGATGAAATTGAATCTTTGCAATAA
- a CDS encoding nucleoside 2-deoxyribosyltransferase gives MNSTTEITKARVYLASPFFNDEQVERVKRVEQALEANPFVEAYFSPRKEQLDSLPFGSSQWANAVYQNDIKNIDWATHVVAVIDYDGETFLHGERHGHVDSGTAMEIGYAVASRKPVILVHEKGGIVNLMLSESCQAYLTSTDYVTEYNFLNMPKIQYKGGYI, from the coding sequence ATGAATTCAACGACAGAGATTACAAAAGCAAGGGTATACCTAGCCTCTCCATTTTTCAATGATGAGCAGGTTGAGAGAGTAAAAAGAGTTGAGCAGGCATTAGAGGCTAATCCTTTTGTCGAAGCTTATTTTTCTCCTAGAAAGGAGCAACTTGACTCTCTTCCTTTTGGCTCTTCCCAGTGGGCTAATGCCGTTTATCAAAATGATATAAAAAATATTGATTGGGCTACTCATGTTGTTGCTGTAATTGATTATGATGGAGAAACTTTCTTGCATGGTGAAAGGCATGGACACGTTGATTCAGGAACAGCTATGGAGATTGGTTATGCTGTAGCTAGCAGAAAGCCAGTGATCTTAGTCCATGAAAAAGGAGGCATTGTCAATCTGATGCTGTCAGAGAGCTGTCAAGCTTACCTGACTAGTACTGATTATGTTACTGAGTATAACTTTTTAAACATGCCAAAGATTCAATATAAGGGCGGCTATATTTAA
- a CDS encoding mechanosensitive ion channel family protein — protein sequence MLWDFLQTYQKIIYVSLSIFIFIAFFLSRKLVTRYLFALLLKVSNHTWNGFFVQLRASFERSIQGLFVILGVYLAVVVFPYFQHTNTFFLQVIRSAIIFMVGWGLFHLASSSSLLFAKLNERFQFNIDSILIPFLSKAVRMVIVAISFSIIAQEFGYDVNGFVAGLGIGGLAFALAAKDALANFFGGIIIITEKPFTIGDWILTPSVEGTVEDISFRSTKIRTFAQALVTVPNATLANESITNWSKMTKRQITFNLRLTYDTPRDRIERVVSQIKQKLQANNAIHPDTIFVHFDQYQENGLDIFLYFFTNTTDWGAYLQIREEVNLMILEILETEQVTIALPTQKLFVANDADSFAQQKEEKLRETDFQSE from the coding sequence ATGCTGTGGGATTTTCTGCAGACGTATCAGAAAATAATTTACGTTAGTTTATCGATTTTTATTTTTATTGCTTTTTTCCTTTCGCGCAAGTTGGTGACGCGTTATTTGTTTGCATTGTTATTAAAGGTTAGTAATCATACATGGAACGGATTTTTTGTTCAGCTACGTGCTTCCTTTGAGCGGTCTATTCAGGGGCTATTTGTCATTTTAGGTGTCTATTTAGCTGTGGTGGTCTTTCCATATTTTCAACATACCAATACGTTTTTCCTTCAAGTGATTCGCTCTGCAATTATTTTTATGGTTGGTTGGGGGTTATTTCATTTAGCTTCTTCGTCCTCGCTCTTATTTGCAAAGCTTAATGAAAGGTTTCAGTTTAATATCGATTCGATTCTGATTCCTTTTTTATCAAAAGCAGTCAGGATGGTCATCGTCGCAATCAGCTTTAGTATTATTGCGCAAGAATTTGGTTATGATGTGAATGGATTTGTTGCCGGGCTTGGTATCGGTGGGCTGGCTTTTGCATTGGCTGCTAAGGATGCATTAGCGAACTTTTTTGGTGGTATCATTATTATTACGGAAAAGCCATTCACGATTGGGGACTGGATTTTAACTCCGAGTGTAGAAGGAACGGTAGAGGATATTTCTTTTCGCAGTACAAAAATACGTACGTTTGCACAAGCTCTCGTTACAGTACCGAATGCAACATTGGCCAATGAATCGATAACCAATTGGAGTAAAATGACCAAGCGGCAGATTACGTTTAATTTACGACTAACCTATGATACACCACGTGACAGAATAGAAAGGGTCGTTTCTCAAATTAAACAGAAGCTTCAAGCAAATAATGCGATCCATCCGGATACGATTTTTGTCCATTTTGATCAATATCAGGAAAATGGCTTAGATATCTTCTTATACTTCTTTACGAACACAACGGATTGGGGAGCATATCTGCAGATAAGGGAAGAAGTGAACTTGATGATTCTTGAGATTTTAGAAACAGAACAAGTGACCATTGCTTTGCCAACTCAAAAATTATTTGTAGCGAATGATGCTGATAGTTTTGCACAGCAGAAAGAGGAGAAGCTTAGAGAAACAGACTTCCAAAGTGAATAA